In Schizosaccharomyces osmophilus chromosome 2, complete sequence, the following proteins share a genomic window:
- the apl6 gene encoding AP-3 adaptor complex subunit Apl6: MTSLSFLSTLSGIAENAKQIAKNSNINFEDHELSHTELVHLLESNSETGKLEALHHLIVQMMHGEDVSVYFPDVVKLVVSENPEIRRLVHIYLTHYAEFNPDLALLCVNTIQKTLYDKNPLVRAAAIRAMSSIRVPAINGIVLLGIQQSINDSSPLVRQRAALAILKCYSLDPSYYDQLVECIRLLLLDSHPLVVPAALAAFEEVCPENFIIFHPAFRRICTLFSKFTDWDKTVALKSMIRYARLNLPKPELTNTVHKDLKLLLESVDYCFYSLLPSTVLAGCCAYYYLAPTNKLDTIVKPLLQLLTDKSTIRLNTLLYIRHITFSRPELFKNHIKSFFLFGSDDVKTSVVKLEVISHLLDPENANYVLPELFYYVFKHPISKVASTAVRTIGHFAKNARSMASLCLNSLLRMLESDNDLIVTEAASSLRILIHNDPQEMYLQYLASIYEKFHVPVAKAVTLWLISEHLQQMIYVAPDLLRIAVRTFADEELEVKYQILDLAVKLYVATLTFEQNESNDEKSNPVVLLYKYVLSIVHFDMSYDLRDRARYYKSLTSAPFTDFTRRILLSNKQLLNSTKNISQDYCLGTTSVCLDDYVQGYVPVPEWADVSVIPEDDVRETDLNIETTTSAGPFSFQNTDIIKPLSSDASTGGNPNLTSTVKPRFVGQQSLEEFYQSDDSSDSEEYEEYEEDGSTAEEVTEEEIEEEENDDVNNGSGDDDNDDQVDDYENEHGESPREEEIHNSTEGYYTKENANTGSSFLSTESVMNKPIIPAEQNLWRSE; this comes from the exons ATGACAAGTCTCTCCTTTTTATCTACCCTGTCTGGAATTGCAGAAAATGCTAAACAAATTGCTAAAAACTCCAACataaattttgaagacCATGAACTTTCTCACACAGAGTTGGTACACCTATTGGAATCAAATTCAGAGACGGGAAAATTAGAAGCTCTGCATCACCTCATTGTGCAAATGATGCATGGAGAAGATGTTTCAGTTTATTTTCCTGACGTTGTTAAACTAGTAGTTTCTGAAAACCCAGAAATACGAAGACTTGTGCATATATACCTCACACACTATGCGGAATTTAACCCTGATTTGGCCTTGCTTTGTGTAAATACCATCCAAAAAACACTTTACGACAAGAATCCCCTGGTTCGTGCTGCTGCTATACGCGCTATGAGCAGCATCCGAGTGCCTGCCATAAACGGAATTGTCCTATTAGGAATCCAGCAATCTATTAATGATTCTTCTCCATTGGTTCGCCAAAGGGCTGCTCTTGCAATTTTGAAATGCTACTCTCTTGATCCTTCCTATTATGACCAATTAGTAGAATGCATTCGTCTCTTATTATTAGATAGTCATCCTCTCGTTGTTCCTGCTGCATTAGCCGCATTTGAGGAAGTATGCCCAGAAAACTTTATCATATTTCATCCCGCCTTTCGGAGAATTTGCACTCTCTTTAGTAAATTTACTGACTGGGATAAAACAGTGGCATTAAAAAGCATGATTCGTTATGCTAGGCTAAATTTACCGAAACCCGAGTTAACAAATACAGTTCATAAGGACTTGAAGCTTCTTCTGGAATCTGTTGATTATTGCTTTTATTCCTTGTTACCTAGTACAGTTTTGGCTGGCTGTTGTGCATATTATTATTTGGCTCCAACGAATAAACTGGATACAATTGTCAAACCTCTACTCCAGCTTCTCACTGACAAATCAACTATCCGACTCAACACACTATTATACATCAGACatataactttttcaagACCG GaactttttaaaaatcatatcaaatcattttttttgtttggatcCGACGACGTGAAGACATCTGTTGTGAAACTAGAAGTCATTTCGCATTTATTGGATCCtgaaaatgcaaattatGTTCTTCCtgaacttttttattacgTATTTAAACACCCTATCTCGAAGGTAGCATCTACTGCTGTTCGAACTATAGGACATTTCGCAAAAAATGCTCGTTCTATGGCTTCATTATGtttgaattctttattGCGAATGCTGGAATCGGATAACGACTTGATTGTAACCGAAGCAGCCTCTTCACTACGAATCCTCATTCATAACGACCCCCAGGAAATGTATCTACAGTATTTAGCTTCGatttatgaaaagtttCATGTGCCCGTAGCAAAAGCTGTAACCTTATGGCTTATTTCCGAACATTTACAGCAAATGATTTATGTTGCTCCTGATTTACTTCGCATTGCTGTAAGAACGTTTGCTGACGAGGAATTAGAAGTAAAATATCAAATTTTGGATCTGGCAGTCAAGTTATACGTTGCAACCTTAACATTCGAGCAAAACGAATCAAACGATGAGAAATCAAATCCTGTTGTTTTATTATACAAATACGTTTTATCTATAGTCCATTTTGACATGAGCTATGATCTACGAGACCGTGCTCGATATTACAAGTCGCTTACTAGTGCGCCCTTTACAGACTTTACTCGGAGGATTCTTCTatcaaacaaacaattGCTTAATTCGACTAAAAATATTAGCCAAGATTATTGCTTGGGTACAACTAGTGTTTGCTTGGATGATTATGTACAGGGTTATGTACCTGTTCCGGAATGGGCCGATGTATCTGTTATACCGGAGGATGATGTTCGTGAGACTGATCTGAACATAGAAACGACTACTAGTGCTGGACcattctcttttcaaaatacagATATTATTAAACCTCTTTCTTCTGATGCGTCTACAGGAGGAAACCCCAATTTGACGTCTACTGTTAAACCAAGATTCGTTGGTCAGCAATCCTTGGAAGAATTCTACCAAAGCGATGATAGCAGCGATTCCGAAGAGTATGAAGAgtatgaagaagatggaTCGACTGCTGAGGAAGTTacggaagaagaaattgaagaggaagaaaacgaCGATGTCAATAATGGTTCTGGTGATGATGATAATGATGACCAGGTTGATGATTATGAGAATGAGCATGGAGAATCACCAAGGGAAGAAGAGATACATAATAGTACTGAAGGGTATTATACTAAAGAGAATGCGAACACAGGAAGTAGTTTTCTATCTACTGAAAGTGTCATGAACAAACCAATTATCCCTGCTGAGCAGAATCTTTGGCGTTCCGAATGA
- the swd1 gene encoding Set1C complex subunit Swd1, translated as MNLELVDPFSIPDYPETLTGSLRYGHATSIRFNKIGNVLAAGLVNGLVVVWDVSTSSVARILTGHTRAVQSVCWSECGRFLLSAARDWKCILWDLLDGSVRYVLRMSAPVWAAELHPSNLNMFVASILEDSPCLVEVGDGIPHFTSLPSITEGPHSLTDRRGNSKHVTLVCIFHPSGKYIISGTSKGWLHVIEINPIRIRSSNRVTSQNIKQLRLSFCKRYLIMNSTDRVIRTISIQDLENFEVEHKFQDVVNRLQWNSCGFSPSGEYVLATTYQMAHAIYVWERGMGSLVKILEGPKEELVDVDWHPVLPCIVAVGLDTGAIYMWSVEQKESWSAFAPDFQELEENIEYDEPEDEFDIHDEKNENKEEMELTVPVKLFYGCSSTNAPFTIPLNLNSFDV; from the coding sequence ATGAATCTAGAATTAGTTGATCCTTTCTCTATTCCTGATTACCCAGAGACGCTGACAGGGAGCCTACGCTACGGACATGCTACGAGTATCAGATTTAACAAAATTGGAAATGTGTTGGCTGCAGGGCTTGTAAATGGACTGGTCGTGGTCTGGGATGTATCAACGTCTTCAGTAGCCCGGATCCTTACAGGCCATACCAGAGCAGTACAGTCTGTTTGTTGGTCAGAATGTGGAAGATTTCTGTTGTCTGCAGCTAGGGATTGGAAGTGTATACTTTGGGATTTGCTTGATGGGTCTGTCAGGTACGTACTGAGAATGTCGGCGCCAGTTTGGGCAGCTGAATTGCATCCTTCTAATTTGAATATGTTCGTGGCTTCTATCCTAGAAGATTCTCCCTGTCTTGTTGAGGTTGGAGACGGAATTCCTCATTTTACTTCTCTTCCTTCCATTACTGAAGGACCTCATTCTCTGACGGATAGAAGAGGAAACTCAAAACACGTAACTCTCGTTTGCATATTCCACCCTTCAGGAAAGTATATTATATCCGGGACTTCAAAGGGATGGTTACATGTTATTGAAATCAACCCCATCCGTATAAGAAGCTCTAATCGAGTAACGTCTCAAAATATCAAGCAACTGCGACTGAGCTTTTGTAAAAGGTATCTAATTATGAACTCAACAGATCGAGTGATACGTACGATAAGCATACaagatttggaaaattttgAAGTGGAACATAAGTTTCAAGATGTGGTAAATCGATTACAGTGGAACTCTTGCGGATTTAGTCCTAGCGGAGAATATGTATTGGCTACTACGTATCAAATGGCACATGCCATTTATGTATGGGAACGAGGTATGGGGTCGCTCGTCAAAATATTGGAGGGTCCAAAAGAAGAGCTTGTGGATGTAGATTGGCACCCGGTATTGCCTTGTATAGTGGCGGTTGGTTTGGATACAGGAGCTATCTACATGTGGTCagttgaacaaaaagaaagctggAGTGCATTTGCTCCGGATTTTCAGgaacttgaagaaaacataGAATATGATGAGCCCGAAGATGAATTTGACATTCACGACGAGAAAAACGAGAACAAGGAAGAGATGGAATTGACAGTACCTGTCAAATTGTTTTACGGTTGTTCATCTACAAACGCGCCATTTACTATTCCCTTAAACCTTAACTCATTTGATGTataa
- a CDS encoding conserved fungal multispanning membrane protein: MKVSSFFTSPRTFFKSLSRVSFSFLLIAIFEAIIIISFESYVFGHFYDCPDLKSIYSNSLSVSLTLLLLSTIFLVYMTLEALQTKNTVQVVALCCFHIDLFIISIIQISQIYHIYSFALSKNHDGKADPMKFYMSAFVHHYSKLHYLLNLPSEVKPFFCSLPAIISVCGIILSYLAYIINRENGWIIYQKIGPDFCMRRCYLMHRVFITLIKFDLYYLLGTSIQYAMIISEINTCELILTILVIPPMIAVIIVALYGVTYESRAAMYFSEFMFLLNIAYTLFKIIRMYLPGQIQRYTISSREIVTTFSILSLILLVLTMIAGFSCCSNFNKGLRNYLIYLENKRKQDAGSAYSPNSRMTLDD; this comes from the exons ATGAAAGTATCATCCTTCTTCACAAGTCCAAGGACTTTTTTTAAGTCACTCTCGAGAgtatcattttcatttctcttGATTGCCATATTCGAGGCCATCATCATTATATCCTTTGAATCCTATGTTTTTGGTCACTTTTATGATTGCCCTGATTTAAAATCCATATATTCTAATTCGCTGTCTGTAAGCCTGACATTGCTACTGCTTTCCACGATATTCTTGGTTTACATGACACTAGAAGCCCTCCAGACAAAAAATACTGTACAG GTTGTGGCTTTATGTTGTTTCCATATCGAcctttttataatttcaaTTATTCAAATTAGCCAGATATACCACATTTACAGTTTCGCATTGAGTAAAAATCATGATGGAAAAGCGGATCCGATGAAATTTTACATGAGCGCGTTTGTTCATCATTACTCGAAACTACATTACCTTTTAAACCTCCCTTCTGAAGtaaaaccttttttctGCTCTTTGCCTGCTATAATTTCCGTCTGCGGTATTATCTTGAGTTACCTTGCCTACATAATAAATCGAGAAAATGGTTGGATTATATACCAAAAGATTGGACCCGACTTTTGTATGCGGCGATGCTATTTAATGCATCGGGTTTTTATAACATTGATTAAGTTTGACTTATATTATT TGCTGGGAACCTCTATTCAGTATGCCATGATTATTTCAGAGATTAATACGTGCGAACTTATTTTAACCATCCTTGTTATACCTCCTATGATTGCTGTGATAATTGTGGCCCTATATGGTGTTACCTATGAATCGCGAGCTGCTATGTACTTCTCTGaatttatgtttttattgaatattGCATATACTCTCTTTAAGATAATCCGAATGTATTTGCCTGGTCAAATACAAAGATACACAATTTCTAGCAGGGAAATTGTTACTACATTTTCTATATTAAGCTTAATCTTGTTGGTTTTAACCATGATTGCTGGATTCTCTTGTTGTAGTAACTTTAATAAAGGCCTGAGAAACTATT TGATATATTTGGAGAACAAGAGAAAGCAAGACGCAGGTTCCGCGTATTCCCCAAATTCTCGAATGACGCTTGATGATTAA
- the npr2 gene encoding GATOR1-SEACIT GTPase complex subunit Npr2 has translation MEYSEEGWFDQADRFPPRLLAIFFAIFDPLQGPVVACEAPAGSVSYQDGGKGLLIPFENISDYAIPKRELCNKTITVCTNHYQVVGHPISIFGSNYERNTLIFNMCMVFHEEEDSACYIPLVKRLARNLEVLEKQSRYISDTKKRSVIFSVIEEILEDMNNFCECMIQLDDQNSINIKLFPSFPSPPAVKGFHVPILTAQLDLLMDKNWDMTVQKVYPYINGINSVQRIAEIANVDYSSCLKCMEHFLYYGCLIIADIFQFHNIYAMTTNAADLLQDPVFQEECVSYVSFQGTSSKYVTFAKIFRLYCSLRQGLRVKDWMNENREVFRGLDVRRLISFGTIKGLIYRVHKYPYIERKNTKKKLTFEEERLLKMLDGTHHFDELCVNLKKSPKLINEMISKLGDALFIYR, from the coding sequence ATGGAGTATTCAGAGGAAGGTTGGTTTGATCAGGCTGATCGCTTTCCTCCACGATTActagcaattttttttgcaatcTTTGACCCCCTTCAAGGGCCCGTCGTCGCTTGTGAAGCTCCTGCTGGTTCTGTCTCTTACCAAGATGGTGGAAAAGGTCTGTTGATTCCGTTTGAGAATATATCTGACTATGCCATTCCCAAACGCGAACTCTGCAACAAGACGATTACTGTCTGTACAAACCATTACCAAGTCGTTGGGCATCCTATTTCGATTTTTGGGAGCaattatgaaagaaacacTCTTATATTCAACATGTGTATGGTGTTTCACGAAGAAGAGGATTCAGCATGCTACATACCGCTAGTGAAGCGACTTGCACGTAACCTGGAGGTtctagaaaagcaaagccGTTATATTTCTGATACAAAAAAGCGTTCAGTCATATTTAGTGTCATTGAGGAAATTCTCGAAGACATGAACAACTTTTGTGAATGCATGATTCAGTTGGATGATCAAAATTCAATCAATATCAAGCTATTTCCAAGCTTTCCTTCACCTCCAGCTGTGAAGGGGTTTCATGTTCCAATATTGACTGCTCAACTAGATTTGCTTATGGATAAAAATTGGGATATGACTGTACAAAAGGTATACCCGTATATTAACGGGATAAACTCAGTACAAAGGATTGCGGAAATAGCAAATGTGGATTATAGTAGTTGTCTAAAATGCATGGAGCACTTTCTCTACTACGGGTGCCTTATCATTGCTGacatttttcaatttcataaTATATATGCCATGACTACGAATGCGGCTGACTTATTGCAAGATCCCGTTTTTCAAGAGGAATGTGTTTCTTACGTTTCATTTCAAGGCACCTCCTCAAAATATGTGACCTTTGCAAAAATTTTTAGACTATACTGTTCCCTTCGACAAGGTCTTCGTGTCAAAGACTGGATGAACGAGAATCGCGAAGTTTTTCGAGGATTGGATGTTCGAAGATTAATCTCTTTTGGCACAATAAAGGGGCTTATATATCGTGTCCACAAGTATCCTTATATTGAACGTAAGAatactaaaaaaaaactaacgtttgaagaagaaaggttACTTAAGATGCTTGATGGAACACATCATTTTGATGAGCTGTGCGTCAACTTAAAAAAGTCTCCTAAACTCATAAACGAAATGATTTCAAAGTTGGGGGACGCTTTATTTATCTATCGGTGA